ATTAACCCCGGCACGTGCGAGGTGGCTCCCATCCACCGACCTCGACGATGTCCTCCTCCCTTTTCAAGGAATTCGGGTCGATCTCCCCCTTCGTTACCTAGGCCTTCCCCTCTCCCTCGGACGGATCAAAAGCGATCACCTCCAGCACATCCTCGACCGGGCCAGTGCTCGTCTGGCTGGTAGGCAGGGCAGATGGATTAGCGGCGGAGGGCGCCGAACGCTCACCAACTCCGTGCTTAGCGCCCTCCCGGTTTTCGCCATGACCGCGCTTAAGCTCCCCAAGAACTTCATCAAGGCCCTCAACAAAATCCGACGCCGTTTCCTATGGGGCGTTGACAACGATGAAATCGCGGGCGGCAAATGCAAGGTTAGTTGCGCTAGGGTTTGCTCTCCTCTCATGCACGGTGGGCTGGGCATTGCAAACCTGGATGCTTTTGGTCGGGCCCTTCGTCTCCGATGGCTCTGGCTCGAATGGCGCGCGCCGGATCGGTCAATGGTCGGCACGCCCACGCCCTGCGACGATTCCGACCGCGACCTTTTTGCCGCTGTTACTCGCGTCACCATTGGCAACGGCGCCACCGCCAGCTTCTAGTGCTCCAACTGGCTTGGTGGGCACCCGCTTCGGCTCACCTTCCCGCGCCTGCATGCCATCTCTCGACGCAAGAACCGCACGGTCGCCCAAGCCCTTACAGATCACCGATGGGTGTGTGACTTGCGTCACGATCAGTCCCCCGACGTCCTCCACGAGTTCATCCTCACCTGGCGCGATCTTCACGCGATCACCCTCCAGCCTGAGATCCTGGACTCCATCCGCTGGATCCTGACCGCAGACGGCTCTTACTCGTGTAGTTCCGCCTACAAGCTCCATTTTGTTGGATTTACGCTCTCGACGCTTCCTCAGACCGTTTGGCGGGTCTGGGCGCCTCCGAAACACAAATTCTTTGCCTGACTTATGTTGCAAAACCGACTCTGGTGTGTGGATTGGCTCCAACGGCATGGCTGGCCAAACTGTTATTTTTGCGCCTTAGGTCGTCACAACCCGGAAACCTCCTTTCACCTCTTCGTGGAGTGCCCACTTTCCACCCAGCTGTGGTGCCAGGTCGCGCTATGGCCAAACTGCCATGCCTTCACGATTGCTATCCATGAGGCCGCTTCCATTCAAGACTTCCACGACCACCTCTTGGTGAGCTGCAGCACCAATCTTAGAAAAGGGCTCGGGTCTCTTTTCATCCTTGTATGTTAATCCATTTGGCGCGAGCGAAACTCGAGAGTGTTCCACGACAAGACCACCGACATGCGCCAGATCACCATTTTCATCAAGGATGAAGCCCAAGAATGGGCCTTCGCCAAGGCTCTCAGGAAGCTGCTCTGGGAGCCACCCTGAGTTCTCTTCCCCCTGTTTTCTgtctttctcttttcctttctttctctcttcctttttgcCTTAGGGCAAACCGTGTAATTTATCTCTACCTGTTAATATATCAGAAAAGCCAGCAATTGCTggatctttcaaaaaaaatgttgagtATTATGGGGATGAAATTTCTCTCACGTACGATGAAACTCCACTTTCTCTTCTCATAAATATTGTGGCATGCTGATGTCGAATGAAATTTAATGCCCACGAAATTCTACATGAAACTCCCACCAAGAATGCCTAAATATTGTGGCATGCCATCTAATTTGCTGATGTGGGACCTTACTAAATGCAAATGAAATTCCCATAAAACTTTGATTGAGGGGGAGTTTCATCCTCATTAAATGTAGTGACACGTCAGTGTTTTCGATGATGTGGCAAGAAATTAATAAAGAAAGAGATGAAATGAGTTTCATCACCATGAAACCATGTATACACTATTTGCAAGATGAATTCTATGTTGTATTAACCTTGTAAACGACAAACAATCAAACTTTGAATGTGTTGACCTATTTCAACTATGAACTAGATGTCATCTTGCTTAACTAACATATTTTTGGAACATGAATAGGAAACCCATTAAGAATTACAAGGACTTGTGTAACTAACATATTTTCTAACAATGTTTTGTCGGGGAATCTACTCACGTGCCCGCCATAGATGCCAGTGAAAAGCGTGACCAGCTACGGCACGTTGGCAGCCAAGGGGTGTGTGTTTCGAGGAAGAGTGGACTTGGATCGAGATGACAGATGAGCCAAGGGGGCAAGAAATGTCAGACCATGTATCGAGATTGGAGCCTACAATACTAGTAGTACCAAACAATCAAATCTACTCCTACTAGTAGTACCATGTACCGATAAATGGCAGACCATGAATTGTGCTGGCTTGGAATCAAACCGTTGCATTTGTCATGGGACAGATATAATTCTTGTGATATCGAGTGGTCTGCCCACTTGAGATTATTCGGCGCTATGCATGGACAGCCCCTGTTGCTTCTGGGAGTAATATTTGTTCCATGGAGTAATAATGCAGACGGCAGGTCTATTCGTGGTCATCAGTTACACAGTCTTGTTTCATAAAAAAGGGTTACACAGTCTTATCATGGGAGTTGATCAAATTGCTTCTCGGGGTATAATCTATTCCATGAACGATCATGTCGCCATCTACGAAGCTAATAAATGGTTTCTATTAAATTATTTGTTCCAAGAAGCGACAGGATTAACCAACACTGTAACACACAACTTGAGATTTATTATTTTGGTGGCAATTACACGGCTTGATTCTTTTATCTTCTCTAGCAGAGTTGCCAGTAGTTTGATATGTACAGATCATGACGTGGAGGTTGGAGCCTAACTAATTATTCAAACAGATGATCCACTTGTGCTGGCCAACAGGCTTGGTCAGGGCTGCACATGATGCTTGTCAACTGTTAGTTGTGGatgctttgtttttttccttttggattTAATCACATATGATAGTTTATTGTAGGAGTTTGAGTAGTTCGATATGCACAGATCTACTGCCCTTGTCCATAAATAATTAAATATAAGGAATTCTCATTTTTGTCTCTGAGACAGATACTCTAAAACCCTGTTTGTTTCAGCTTCCGGCGACTTTTGGGTGCATAGCTTTCCATATATCTGAAAGTGGAAAGCTAGAAGCCTCTTCTCGTGAGCTTTCCAGCTTTCCACTTTCGGAGCCATTTGGTTTTTGGATATATGGAAAGCTAGCTATCCAAAAGTTGCCAGAAGCTGAAACAAACAGGTCCTAAGCTAAATCAGGTTCAAAGGGGAAAACCAGCATTGAGCGTCCAACAAgcttgttaaaaaaaagagctatATTGAATTGAATGTTAAAGCAGAACGCAGAGCATCAAGAAGTATGTATTGAGTTGCATGCATCAACCAGTTCAACCCAAAAGCTCTCCCTCACGTGCAGGTTCCCTCAGGCCGCCTACGTGGATATTGGAGTGGGCTgcaattattttatttaatcgCGCCCGCCAGGATTCTAACTCGAAACCTCTTGCCCTGATACCATATTGAGTAGCATGTACCGACCAGTTCAACCCAAAATCTTAAAGTGATAGGGAAAGGTGGGCAATTCACTTATACTCCAACAATATGTTTAATATGCAATGGGAgtaacaaacaaagaaaattttgggcacAAGTGTGCCGACAGTTCCACCAAATGAATGATGAACAGAAAGGCTATTGAAAATGACATCTATGCTACTCGCGGTTGTCCTGTTTCCTATATCCTATTACGCCAGCTTAAATTCGTACCGTGAGCATTACGTTACACCCCTGACGCACATAGCCATAGCCAAACTTGTTGAGCCTGAATTACTCAAAACACAAGAGAATTAAATATAACGTTTTCCTTGCATTACATTACACCCTGGCGTAGATGCCAGCGAAAAGCGTGGCCGGCTACGGCACGTTGGCAGCCAAGTTATGACAGATGAGCCAAGGTGTGTGTTTCGAGGAAGAGTTGACTTGGATCGAGATGACAGGTGAGCCAAGGCCCAAGGGGGCAAGAAATGGCAGACCTTGTATCGAGATTGGAGCCTACAATACCAGTAGTACCAAACAATCAAATATACTCCTATCCACTTGAATTGTGCTGGCTTGGAATCAAACCGTTGCATTTGTCATGGGACAGATATAATTCTTGTGATATCGAGGTGGTCTGCCCACTTGAGATTATTCGGCGCTATGCATGGACAGCCCCTGTTGCTTCCGGGAGTATTATTTGTTCTATGGAGTAATAATGCAGATGGCAGATCTATTCGTGGTCATCAGTTACACAGTCttgtttcataaaaaaaagttacacaGTCTTATCATGGGAGTTGATCAAATTGCTTCTCCGGGTATAATCTATTCCATGAACGATCATGTCGCCATCTACGAAGCTAATAAATGGTTTCTATTAAATTATTTGTTCCAAGAAGCGACAGGATTAACCAATACTGTAACACACAACTTGAGATTTATTATTTTGGTGACAATTACACGGCTTGATTCTTTTATCTTCTCTAGCAGAGTTGCCAGTAGTTTGATATGTACAGATCATGACGTGGAGGTTGGAGCCTAACTAATTATTCAAACAGATGATCCACTTGTGCTGGCCAACAGGCTTGGTCAGGGCTGCACATGATGCTTGTCAACTGTTAGTTGTGGatgctttgtttttttccttttggattTAATCACATATGATAGTTTATTGTAGGAGTTTGCGTAGTTCGATATGCACAGATCTACTGCCCTTGTCCATAAATAATTAAATATAAGGATTTTTGATTTTTGTCCTGAAACAGATACTCTAAGCTAGATCACCAACATTGAGCGTCCAACAAGCttgttaaaaaaacaaaaaagttatACTGAATTGAATGTTAAAGCAGAACGCGGAGCATCAAGAAGCATGTATTGAGTTGCATCCATCAACCACTTCAACCCAAAAGCTCTCCCTCCCTCAGGCTGCATACGTGGATATTGGACTTGGCTgtgattattttatttaatcgTGCCCCGCCAGGATTCGAACTCGAAACCTCTGGCTCTGGTACCATATTGAGTTGCATGCACCAACCAGTTCAACCCAAAAGCTTAAGCTGATAGGGAAAGGTGGACAATTCACTTATACTCCAACAATATGTTTAATATGCAATGGGAGTAACAAACAAAGAGAATTTTAGGCACAAGTGTGCCGACAGTTCCAGCTAATGAATGATGAACATAAAGGCTATTGAAAATGACATCTATGCTACTTTCGATTGTCCTGTTCCCTGTACCCTATTACGCCACCTTGAATTCGTACCGTGAGCATTACATTACACCTCTGACGCACATAGCCATAGCCAAACTTGTTGAGTCTGAATTACTCAAAACACAAGAGAATTAAATATAACGTTTTCCTTGGCATTACATTAGACCCCAGCCGGCAGTTGTTGAATCTGCAAGGAGAttaacaaacaaagaaaattgtGGCCACACATGTGCGGACAGTTCCACCCAATGAATGATGAACGGAAAGGCTATTGAAAATGGCATCTATGCTACTATCGATTGTCCCGTTTCCTATACCCTATTACGCCACCTTGAATTCGTACCGTGAGCATTACATTACACCCGTGACGCACATAGCCATAACCAAACTTGTTGAGTCTGAatcactcaaaaaaaaacttgttgaGTCTAAATGGCATGCAAGAAAGGAGCTATATACTTAAAAAGCTTTTAGATGAAATTAAATGTGGGAGGACAACTGATATACTACGTGTTGGTGTTTGCCATAGCGACTTTAGATgaacttcttcttttgttgatGTGTATCTGTTATTTGTTTCTAACTCTAAGATTGTGTCCCTGTATTCGTATGTGAAGTAGTCATGAGTGTGCGTCACTGTATACGAGTGTCTGCGTGTGTCTCTACAGTACTTTTTtggcaaataaaaaaatactagtAGAACCCAGCAGCCTATCACAGCAGTGAGGGGGCACGAATTAGGTAGAGACATCATCGGATTCACATATCCGCACCTCAGATCAATGCGTTATTATTATTTGAGTGGAAAGATGAGCAACGCACGCTGACTCGACAACAACGGCGACCGACGGCGGGCGGGCAGACTATAGATCTAGGAGACCTGGCCGCAGTCGGCGATCTTGACCACCTTGGAGGTGGCGCCACTGCTGCACCCCACACTCTCGATGGTCTTCACGACTTCCATGCCATCGACGACCCTCCCGAAGACGACGTGCTTGCCGTCGAGCCAGTGGGCGTCCTTGCAGCAGATGAAGAACTGGGATCCGTTGGTGTTGGGCCCGGCGTTGACCATGGACACCGCAGCCTCCTCGTGCTGGTGCTTTTGACAGAAATTCTCGTCGGGGAACTTGTCGCCGTAGATGGACTCGCCGCCGGTTCCATTGCCGCGGGTGAAGTCGCCGCCCTGGCAGATGTGCCCGGGGATCACGCGGTGGAAGGTGGACCCCTTGTAGTGGAGCGGCTTCCCGCTCTTGCTGACCCCCTTCTCGCCGGTGCACAGCGCACGGAAGTTCTCCGCCGTCTTGGGGACCTCTTTCGCGTACAGCTCCATCTCGATGCGGCCTGCCGGTGCGTCGTTCAGGGTCACATCCAAGAACACGCGAGGGTTGGGCATCACGGGGATATTGGGGCTGCTTCGCGATCTGGGACGGGGAGACCTGGTGCGCCTGCTCTAATATAGAACACCCTGTAATGCTTTACCGCGGACGTCCGACGCGAGCAAACTTTCGGACATCTGTAGCGAACATCGCCCCATTAGAccatagtttgtgattttggtgATTGAGTGACAACATAGTAATTGGGACTAATGGTTTGTCAACGGTTTGTCAACTATGTGCCTTGTAGGTTTTCTAGGTCCCAAGTATGCAAACCAAACCATGGCAAGATACAAATCATGGTATTCATACACCCAAGTCATGGTATTCTTGATATCCAAATCATGGTATTATTGATATTTAAGTTATGGTATTCAAGTGATCAAACCATGGTATATAGGATTATTCTATGGTATTGAAGCATCCAAATTATAGAGAAAATTCAGAGATATCAGTACCACCGGATCTTCGGTGTGCAAGTCGTGGTATTgatataaaaaaattcagtacCACCGGATGTTTCGACGGTCACAAAAGAAGCATCGGAGCAAGCATCGGAGTAATTGGTACGCTGCTGTGAAGTTCAAGTCAACTAGGATCACCGGATGATCCGACGGTGGCTTTTCTAGTTGCGTCGGAGCAATTCTGAGTGGCAGGTGTATGTTGAAGACGGAGAAAATCAAGTAGCACCGGATGAACCAATGGTGGGCGAGGTAGCGTCGGATCAATGCGTCAGAGGAAGCATATTTACTTCAGAGAGTTCCAGAGAGGTTTTTGGACAGAAACCCTTCAGCACCGGAAGTTCTGATGGCACCATCGGAGCAAGCATCGAATGAATTTTAGACGAGTCAGTGAAGAACTTGGGCGCGGGGAGGATAATGGCTAGTTGCACCGGATGTT
This is a stretch of genomic DNA from Brachypodium distachyon strain Bd21 chromosome 1, Brachypodium_distachyon_v3.0, whole genome shotgun sequence. It encodes these proteins:
- the LOC100845871 gene encoding peptidyl-prolyl cis-trans isomerase, coding for MPNPRVFLDVTLNDAPAGRIEMELYAKEVPKTAENFRALCTGEKGVSKSGKPLHYKGSTFHRVIPGHICQGGDFTRGNGTGGESIYGDKFPDENFCQKHQHEEAAVSMVNAGPNTNGSQFFICCKDAHWLDGKHVVFGRVVDGMEVVKTIESVGCSSGATSKVVKIADCGQVS